From the Mycoplasmatota bacterium genome, one window contains:
- the guaD gene encoding guanine deaminase, whose translation MLDLYAVKGNIIFSKTFGEYEIIKNGYIVVSGKVVQGVYQELDENLKDIKVFDYGDHLIIPGFVDLHVHAPQFANLGLGLDKELMPWLKAYTFPEEAKYCDVNYAKKVYSSFIKELWKHGTTRACVFGTIHKNATKLLMDLFAQSGLGAYVGKVNMNRNSPDYLTETTEDSIRDTIEILDEYKDKYELVKPIITPRFIPTCSIDLLKSLGKLAKEYNVPVQSHLSENYGEISFVRELHPDSRNYASLYDEAGLFGDVPTIMAHCILVEEEEIALMVKKQVFIAHSPNSNCNLASGLAPIRRLVSRGALVGLGSDVSGGHSLSMMNVMINTAQVSNIKWLETNRVDKPLNTAEIFFLATKGGGKFFGQVGSFEPGYTFDALIIDDSSLPIFKSLSIEERLQKFIFTGDDRNIKERYVAGRRVEEPKC comes from the coding sequence ATGTTAGATTTATATGCGGTGAAGGGGAATATTATTTTTTCAAAGACCTTTGGGGAATATGAAATCATTAAAAATGGATATATAGTTGTATCAGGAAAGGTAGTCCAAGGTGTTTATCAGGAACTTGATGAAAATTTAAAAGATATTAAAGTATTTGATTATGGAGATCATTTAATTATTCCTGGATTTGTTGATTTACATGTTCATGCACCACAATTTGCTAATTTAGGATTAGGACTTGATAAGGAATTAATGCCATGGCTTAAGGCATATACTTTTCCTGAAGAGGCTAAGTATTGTGATGTAAATTATGCTAAAAAAGTATATTCCTCTTTTATTAAAGAATTGTGGAAACATGGCACAACAAGAGCTTGTGTTTTTGGAACAATTCATAAAAATGCAACTAAGTTATTAATGGATTTATTTGCTCAATCAGGGTTAGGGGCATATGTAGGAAAGGTGAATATGAACAGAAATTCACCTGATTATTTAACAGAAACAACAGAGGATTCCATTCGGGATACGATTGAAATATTAGATGAATATAAGGATAAATATGAACTTGTGAAACCAATTATAACTCCTAGATTTATACCAACCTGTAGTATAGATTTATTAAAAAGTCTAGGGAAGTTAGCCAAGGAATACAATGTTCCTGTACAGTCTCACTTATCTGAAAATTATGGTGAAATTAGTTTTGTTAGAGAACTACATCCTGATTCTCGTAACTATGCTAGTTTATATGATGAAGCTGGATTATTTGGTGATGTACCAACCATTATGGCTCACTGTATCTTAGTTGAAGAAGAAGAGATAGCCCTTATGGTTAAAAAACAGGTTTTTATTGCACATAGTCCTAATTCTAACTGTAATTTAGCAAGTGGATTAGCACCTATTAGAAGGTTGGTATCAAGAGGAGCTCTTGTAGGACTTGGAAGTGATGTTTCAGGAGGACATAGTTTATCGATGATGAATGTAATGATTAATACTGCTCAAGTATCTAATATTAAGTGGCTTGAAACAAATCGAGTTGATAAGCCTTTAAATACTGCTGAGATATTTTTTTTAGCAACCAAAGGTGGAGGAAAATTCTTTGGTCAAGTAGGTAGTTTTGAACCAGGTTATACCTTTGATGCCTTAATCATAGATGACAGCAGTTTACCAATTTTTAAATCACTATCAATAGAAGAAAGATTACAAAAATTTATATTTACAGGCGATGATAGAAATATAAAAGAAAGATATGTTGCTGGGAGAAGAGTAGAAGAGCCAAAATGTTAA
- the ade gene encoding adenine deaminase, which translates to MDKLKNDIDVAMARRKADIVLKNASIINVFTQTIDKGDIAISQDTIIGIGKYEGICEMDCAGLFVTPGFIDAHVHIESSMVTPEIFSQIVIKRGVTTVVADPHEIANVLGNKGIKFMLHNSSYSVIDNYFMLPSCVPAVDFEDNGATLDAKKLAKFCHNPRILGLGEVMDVNAVTSGKKDMLDKIKMIRKLNKTIDGHCPKVNQKELNAYLCAGIKTDHECTDSNEASMKVKNGMYVMMREGSQARDLINLLPAVTKENYHRFLFCTDDRHIEDLIEEGSIDNNIRIAIKEGLDPVMAYTIASLNAAKCYQLHDRGVIAPGMKADLVLLDDLEKCEINKVMKNGKFHDGSNTYSKVKAKNSIHLKKVNTNVFKIKGEGEFVHVIKVNPGSLKTTKVKRNVKNIGKSINKIAVIERHKNTGKYFTGFIEGLSLEKAAIAQTIAHDSHNIIVVGDNDKDMEVAVNRLIDMSGGIVFVSEGMVLEFISLPIAGIMTDENPKEVFIKVKRLNHIARKHGIKEGIDPFITLSFMALPVIPEIKITARGLFDYNRFEFISLFCKDE; encoded by the coding sequence ATGGATAAGTTAAAAAATGATATAGATGTTGCTATGGCAAGAAGAAAAGCAGATATTGTATTAAAAAATGCATCCATTATTAATGTGTTTACGCAAACAATAGATAAAGGTGATATAGCCATTAGTCAAGATACTATTATAGGGATAGGTAAATACGAAGGTATTTGTGAAATGGATTGTGCGGGGTTGTTTGTTACACCAGGATTTATTGATGCTCATGTTCATATTGAATCTTCTATGGTAACACCTGAGATTTTTTCTCAAATTGTGATTAAACGAGGGGTAACGACAGTTGTCGCTGATCCTCATGAAATCGCAAATGTATTGGGGAATAAAGGAATTAAATTTATGCTTCATAATAGTTCTTATAGTGTTATAGATAATTATTTTATGCTTCCTTCATGTGTACCTGCTGTTGATTTCGAGGACAATGGAGCTACGCTTGATGCAAAAAAACTTGCGAAGTTCTGTCATAATCCTAGAATACTTGGACTTGGGGAAGTAATGGATGTTAATGCAGTTACTTCTGGAAAAAAGGATATGCTTGATAAAATAAAGATGATAAGAAAATTAAATAAAACCATCGATGGTCATTGTCCTAAAGTGAATCAAAAAGAGCTTAATGCCTATTTGTGTGCAGGGATTAAAACAGATCATGAATGTACAGATTCGAATGAGGCGTCAATGAAAGTGAAAAATGGAATGTATGTAATGATGAGAGAAGGGTCTCAAGCGAGGGATTTAATCAATTTATTACCTGCAGTCACAAAAGAAAATTATCATCGATTTTTATTCTGTACAGATGATAGACATATAGAAGATCTAATAGAAGAAGGAAGTATCGATAATAATATCAGAATTGCGATTAAAGAGGGATTAGATCCAGTTATGGCTTACACCATTGCTTCTTTAAATGCTGCTAAGTGTTATCAACTACATGATAGAGGGGTTATTGCCCCAGGGATGAAAGCAGACCTAGTCTTATTAGATGATTTAGAAAAGTGTGAGATAAATAAAGTCATGAAAAATGGTAAGTTTCATGATGGAAGTAATACATATTCAAAAGTAAAGGCAAAGAATTCAATCCATCTTAAAAAAGTAAATACGAATGTATTTAAGATTAAAGGTGAAGGAGAGTTTGTTCATGTTATAAAAGTTAATCCAGGTTCACTAAAGACAACAAAAGTTAAAAGAAATGTGAAAAATATTGGGAAATCAATCAACAAAATAGCCGTAATAGAAAGACATAAGAATACAGGGAAATATTTTACTGGATTCATAGAAGGCCTTTCTTTAGAGAAAGCAGCGATTGCTCAAACTATTGCCCATGACTCCCATAATATCATCGTTGTTGGTGATAATGATAAAGATATGGAAGTTGCAGTTAATCGTTTGATTGATATGAGTGGGGGGATAGTTTTTGTTTCTGAAGGGATGGTACTTGAGTTTATTAGTTTACCAATAGCAGGAATTATGACAGATGAAAATCCTAAAGAAGTATTTATCAAAGTAAAACGGTTAAATCACATCGCTAGAAAACATGGTATTAAAGAAGGAATCGACCCATTTATTACGTTGTCATTTATGGCGCTACCAGTCATTCCAGAGATTAAAATAACAGCGAGAGGCCTATTTGACTACAATCGTTTTGAATTTATTAGTTTATTTTGTAAAGATGAATGA
- a CDS encoding FAD binding domain-containing protein, translated as MFFQPTTVLEVKDLLADYKNAKLLAGGTDLLLEIKRDKINPKYLIDISHVDSLKEITDGEDEITIGSMVTFSQLLENPLIKTHFHSLIECAKGMGSPQIRNMATIGGNIINAQAAADSIPCIMSLDGVLVIESQKGIRKVSCESYFEYYSQERIKDDEILTKVILPKSNGLTGFYKLGKRNSLAIARMITSIYLSVENEIIKEIALCLGAVGKFPFRVKEIEREAIGKRIDWLYSEEPLNLLENSVYESIKERKSMPFKKEAIKGVYKAALKNVGWEDDRSDN; from the coding sequence ATGTTTTTTCAACCAACAACCGTTTTAGAGGTTAAAGACTTACTTGCAGATTATAAGAATGCAAAGTTATTAGCAGGTGGAACAGATTTACTACTTGAAATAAAAAGAGATAAGATAAATCCTAAATACCTAATAGATATTAGTCATGTAGATTCACTTAAAGAAATAACGGATGGTGAAGATGAAATTACCATAGGTAGTATGGTTACATTTAGTCAATTACTAGAAAATCCATTAATTAAAACTCATTTCCATTCTCTTATTGAGTGTGCTAAAGGGATGGGGTCCCCTCAAATAAGAAATATGGCAACAATTGGGGGAAATATTATCAATGCGCAAGCAGCTGCTGATAGTATTCCTTGTATTATGAGTTTAGATGGCGTCCTGGTTATTGAATCTCAAAAAGGGATCAGAAAAGTAAGTTGTGAGAGTTATTTTGAATACTATTCACAAGAGAGAATTAAAGATGATGAAATATTAACGAAAGTAATCTTACCTAAATCAAATGGGCTAACAGGATTCTATAAATTAGGAAAAAGAAATTCATTAGCGATTGCTAGAATGATAACCTCCATTTATTTAAGTGTTGAAAATGAAATAATTAAAGAAATAGCACTTTGTTTAGGTGCTGTTGGTAAATTTCCATTTAGAGTTAAAGAAATTGAAAGAGAAGCTATAGGTAAAAGAATAGATTGGTTATATAGTGAGGAACCCTTAAACCTTCTTGAAAATAGTGTATATGAAAGCATTAAAGAAAGAAAATCAATGCCATTTAAAAAAGAAGCCATAAAAGGGGTTTATAAAGCTGCATTAAAGAATGTGGGGTGGGAAGATGATAGAAGTGACAATTAA
- a CDS encoding (2Fe-2S)-binding protein, with product MIEVTIKINDQEYTRKIQPLLRLVDFIRDEINLKGTKEGCGEGECGACTVIMNGHTVNSCLVLAAQANGSKITTIEGLGDKTLHPIQEAFLEVGAVQCGYCTPGMILSAKALLDKNIDVTEDEIKEGISGNLCRCTGYAKIVEAIKLAQDKLKNK from the coding sequence ATGATAGAAGTGACAATTAAAATAAATGATCAGGAGTATACAAGAAAAATACAACCATTACTTCGTTTAGTTGATTTTATTCGTGATGAAATTAATTTAAAAGGAACGAAAGAAGGTTGTGGAGAAGGTGAATGCGGTGCTTGTACAGTTATCATGAATGGACATACTGTCAATTCATGTTTAGTACTGGCAGCTCAAGCAAATGGAAGTAAAATAACAACAATTGAAGGCTTAGGTGATAAAACCCTTCATCCAATTCAAGAAGCTTTTTTAGAAGTGGGTGCTGTTCAGTGTGGATATTGCACACCAGGGATGATTTTAAGTGCGAAAGCTTTGCTTGATAAAAACATAGATGTTACAGAAGATGAAATTAAAGAAGGGATATCAGGTAATTTATGCCGATGTACAGGGTATGCAAAGATTGTAGAGGCAATCAAACTTGCCCAAGATAAGCTAAAAAATAAATAA
- a CDS encoding molybdopterin-dependent oxidoreductase, whose translation MKAVGKNIIRPDAYEKIIGKAKYPDDITFEEMLYASVKRSSIPYGKVLSVNIDEIKQLPGVVAVIDYTMIPGAITHGVIFKDTPILVKDMVKRVGDAIVLVVATDKASLHEAMKQVKVEYEEYKGVFSVEDALKEDAPILGDGSNVLYDIKIKTGDIENGFEEAEFVAENWYNTQMTEHAFLQPEAAVAKYDNDVLTVYVATQYPHYDREEVARCMNIDEDKVVIINTAIGGAFGGREDINPQCHAAIAAYITKKPVKILYSREESTISHCKRHPMKMYYKTGVRKDGKLCALKVRIYGDTGAYASWGMNVLRKAAVHASGPYVIPNVDIEALAVYTNNPYCGAMRGFGATQVPLAYESQMDILAEKLNIHPLIFRFMNAFEVGSITATGQKLTSSVGMKKCIEKIADIDKIDL comes from the coding sequence ATGAAAGCAGTTGGTAAAAATATTATTAGACCTGATGCCTATGAAAAAATAATAGGGAAGGCTAAATATCCTGATGATATAACGTTTGAAGAGATGCTTTATGCAAGTGTGAAAAGAAGTAGTATTCCATATGGAAAAGTATTAAGTGTTAATATTGATGAAATAAAACAATTGCCTGGTGTAGTAGCAGTGATAGATTATACCATGATACCAGGTGCAATCACTCATGGTGTAATATTTAAAGATACTCCGATTTTAGTTAAAGATATGGTTAAAAGAGTAGGAGATGCAATTGTCTTAGTAGTTGCAACGGATAAAGCATCCCTTCATGAGGCCATGAAACAAGTGAAAGTAGAATATGAAGAATATAAAGGTGTTTTTAGTGTTGAAGATGCTTTAAAAGAAGACGCTCCTATTTTAGGTGATGGAAGTAATGTATTGTATGATATTAAAATAAAGACTGGTGACATTGAAAATGGATTTGAAGAAGCAGAATTTGTTGCTGAAAATTGGTATAACACCCAAATGACAGAACATGCATTTTTGCAACCAGAAGCAGCCGTGGCAAAATATGATAACGATGTTTTAACGGTCTATGTTGCTACCCAGTATCCTCATTATGACCGTGAAGAGGTTGCTCGTTGTATGAATATCGATGAAGATAAAGTCGTGATAATCAATACTGCAATTGGTGGTGCTTTTGGAGGAAGAGAAGATATCAATCCTCAGTGTCATGCAGCAATCGCCGCTTATATCACAAAAAAACCAGTGAAGATATTATATTCAAGAGAAGAATCTACGATTTCTCATTGTAAACGCCATCCAATGAAGATGTATTATAAAACAGGAGTTAGAAAAGATGGTAAACTTTGTGCCTTAAAGGTGAGAATATATGGTGATACCGGGGCTTATGCATCCTGGGGAATGAATGTCTTAAGAAAAGCAGCTGTTCATGCATCTGGTCCATATGTCATTCCGAATGTAGATATAGAAGCTTTAGCTGTTTATACGAATAATCCTTATTGTGGTGCTATGAGAGGATTTGGCGCTACACAGGTTCCTTTGGCATATGAAAGTCAAATGGACATATTAGCTGAAAAATTAAATATACATCCCTTGATTTTTAGATTTATGAATGCTTTTGAAGTAGGGAGTATTACGGCTACAGGTCAAAAGCTAACAAGCAGTGTAGGGATGAAAAAGTGTATAGAAAAAATAGCTGATATAGATAAAATAGATCTTTAA